The genomic interval aaaacacacaataaacaacatgggatacatttttataagtaaattgatccgattgtattccgtgcgatgatttatagagacgtaccgcgtaaaatgacaacaattatttatcgtaaggcccctctattcttattacatctctgtTCCCAGGTagcattgataaaaaaattgctttGAACATGGGTGTAATCTGTGTCATtgatttgtcaacgtttataaagacaggtttacaccggaatttctgaatttataaccatagcagaatttcccgatggaaattccTAACTGCTTATTATTTTAggttgtgagcattacattttaacaacaatgaagaagatggaactagttttggaaaaatacattcattaaaagatttctttagtttattttatattgttgcaagatataaacacatctttacaaaattcgaaatcctcggcggtagttatttagggtttgtttggattatccaaaatttttatacctgctctCTATtgcatttctaaataattctagttggaaatgttgatgaaattttcagcgtggtgggctttcaacagaaaagacgtcggcACCAAAGGGTTAACTAATAATTTCGTATGTAAGACTATTCGGCAAAAACAGGAAGATTTTCACGGCAAGCCACTGCGTTTCAATTTAGCATATGTTCCGTTACTCTGTAACAGTGTGCTGATATTCAGCCACTCTAACTCAATATACCTATTCAACATCgtctatttcaaataaataatgatcaatttgatttattttttatttaaatattgcataaataattcattgtataaaataaataaataaagcattcTGTATATTTCATTCGAATTTGATATTAGCGGGAAGCATACCTTTCGATTTAGCAATTTCGACATTTTGATAATACTGTGAAAAGTCTACATACGCTTGAATTTTTTCATTCTTATTAGACCTTTTGTTTACAGAGTTCGAGTATGTCGACATTGGACTGTTTGAAAAGTCAGAATTCCTCGAAAATTGCGACGTTATAGTGGATTCTAAATTTTCACTGCTCTGAACTCCATTCTCCTCCCTATTCGAATCCGTATTGCTGAAAGACATGTCTTGCACTTCCGAGCTACCATTTGTGTAACTATCAAAATCAGATTCCTCGTTGGTCATCATCGGCGAGCGAGTTTGAATTATCGGATTGAACCTCACTCTACTCTCTTGCAGATCGGCCTTACCGTCGACTATCGCATTCACAGCCCCGTTATTGTCTAAATTTGCCTTTTTTGCAGGGATTGGTGATTTCGCAGGAACGCCATTGGGGAGTGGAAAGTTGAAGTTTCTAATCAACAACGTATTCCGACTATTCCTCCATGGAGATTTCGAAGAACGAACGCAATATTCGCGATAAAGACGCATAGTTTTGTCGACTACGGCTTGGCACACGTTATCCATGCTCGATTGGATGCGAAATTGCTCTACGATGGTTTGCGCAAATTGTTTATTCACGTGATCGGTTTCAATAGACTCCTGAAGGTTCTTGTACAGCTCGTCACTCACCAGAACTAAAAatctgaataaataaaatcaatatttaccgCAAAAGTAATTGAAAACAGTTTTATACTTTAGAAGATATGTCAAACCTGCAAGATTGATCGAGGTTTATCGGACCGTGGACTTCAGGAACTGCAATCACAGGCTCGCTTATCGCTGAAACGAGGTCTGGAAACGATTGGTAGAAGGTTTTGATCGAATAATTTCCCAGACATCGGGTACTGGACTGATTGCCTAATTGTTCcgctatgaaataataaataattatgtatttattagcatccctttcaattttttttcttcatatgtaACGAAAGTGTATAAAAACCTTTTCGCAACGTGTCCATGTCGAGACCTAATTGAGATAGTCGTAGTAATTCATCTTCATTGTTCAAACTGTGATCTATCGAAAGCTGAACTACTCGTAAGACACAATTAGCGTCTGTTTTACACAAAAGTGCTCTACTGTCAcctagaaaatttaaaaaataaaataaaaataagaacaaTCCAC from Arctopsyche grandis isolate Sample6627 chromosome 9, ASM5162203v2, whole genome shotgun sequence carries:
- the LOC143916747 gene encoding TGF-beta-activated kinase 1 and MAP3K7-binding protein 1-like isoform X1, with product MGERWWLSESCRCPSAGAASALPPSDSRTLFCRISDNTYAQYIYTIPNIYKHSHIHPIRFTFRYLYGIFDTHNGNGMSQSVIQKIANDILQSQLNDRHTDEDIKDFLRNAFLSVEKAYIESINSLIVERNSLQYALPKHLDQEKFNKSHANIVDRLKKIDEHLSIGVTSAIALVHKEKLFVANIGDSRALLCKTDANCVLRVVQLSIDHSLNNEDELLRLSQLGLDMDTLRKAEQLGNQSSTRCLGNYSIKTFYQSFPDLVSAISEPVIAVPEVHGPINLDQSCRFLVLVSDELYKNLQESIETDHVNKQFAQTIVEQFRIQSSMDNVCQAVVDKTMRLYREYCVRSSKSPWRNSRNTLLIRNFNFPLPNGVPAKSPIPAKKANLDNNGAVNAIVDGKADLQESRVRFNPIIQTRSPMMTNEESDFDSYTNGSSEVQDMSFSNTDSNREENGVQSSENLESTITSQFSRNSDFSNSPMSTYSNSVNKRSNKNEKIQAYVDFSQYYQNVEIAKSKGMLPANIKFE
- the LOC143916747 gene encoding TGF-beta-activated kinase 1 and MAP3K7-binding protein 1-like isoform X2 — translated: MGERWWLSESCRCPSAGAASALPPSDSRTLFCRISDNTYLYGIFDTHNGNGMSQSVIQKIANDILQSQLNDRHTDEDIKDFLRNAFLSVEKAYIESINSLIVERNSLQYALPKHLDQEKFNKSHANIVDRLKKIDEHLSIGVTSAIALVHKEKLFVANIGDSRALLCKTDANCVLRVVQLSIDHSLNNEDELLRLSQLGLDMDTLRKAEQLGNQSSTRCLGNYSIKTFYQSFPDLVSAISEPVIAVPEVHGPINLDQSCRFLVLVSDELYKNLQESIETDHVNKQFAQTIVEQFRIQSSMDNVCQAVVDKTMRLYREYCVRSSKSPWRNSRNTLLIRNFNFPLPNGVPAKSPIPAKKANLDNNGAVNAIVDGKADLQESRVRFNPIIQTRSPMMTNEESDFDSYTNGSSEVQDMSFSNTDSNREENGVQSSENLESTITSQFSRNSDFSNSPMSTYSNSVNKRSNKNEKIQAYVDFSQYYQNVEIAKSKGMLPANIKFE